A window of the Brassica napus cultivar Da-Ae chromosome A2, Da-Ae, whole genome shotgun sequence genome harbors these coding sequences:
- the LOC106412856 gene encoding endoglucanase 17: MAFLGFSSASYTFRVIIFLSLFFFLCNGFSYPDSSLFYTHHHRHNLAKHNYKDALTKSILFFEGQRSGKLPPNQRMTWRRDSGLSDGSALHVDLVGGYYDAGDNIKFGFPMAFTTTMLSWSVIEFGGLMKSELGNAKVAIRWATDYLLKATSRPDTIYVQVGDANKDHSCWERPEDMDTQRSVFKVDKNTPGSDVAAETAAALAAAAIVFRKSDPSYSKILLRRAIRVFAFADRYRGTYSAGLKPDVCPFYCSFSGYQDELLWGAAWLQKATRNLKYLNYIKVNGQILGAAEYDNTFGWDNKHAGARILLSKTFLVQKMKTLSEYKGHADNFICSVIPGAPFYISQYTPGGLLFKMADENMQYVTSTSFLLLTYAKYLTSARTVVHCGGSVYTPGRLRSIAKKQVDYLLGDNPLRMSYMVGYGPKFPRRIHHRGSSLPCVASHPAKIQCHQGFSIMHSQSPNPNFLVGAVVGGPDKHDRFPDVRSDYEQSEPATYINAPLVGALAYFAHSFGQL; encoded by the exons ATGGCTTTCCTTGGCTTTTCATCTGCCTCATATACCTTCAGAGTCATCattttcctctctctcttcttcttcctctgcaatGGCTTCTCTTACCCTGACTCTTCTCTTTTCTACACCCACCACCATCGTCACAACTTGGCCAAGCACAACTACAAAGACGCTCTCACTAAATCCATCCTCTTCTTTGAAGGCCAAAGGTCTGGGAAGCTACCTCCCAACCAGAGAATGACTTGGAGAAGAGACTCTGGTCTCTCTGATGGATCTGCTCTTCAT gTGGACTTGGTTGGAGGGTACTATGATGCAGGAGACAATATCAAGTTCGGATTCCCAATGGCATTCACAACAACGATGCTCTCATGGAGTGTGATTGAGTTCGGTGGTCTCATGAAATCTGAGTTAGGAAATGCTAAAGTAGCCATTCGTTGGGCCACAGATTATCTCCTCAAAGCAACTTCACGTCCTGACACCATTTATGTTCAAGTTGGTGATGCTAACAAAGACCATTCTTGTTGGGAAAGACCAGAAGACATGGATACACAAAGAAGTGTGTTTAAAGTAGACAAGAACACTCCTGGCTCTGATGTTGCCGCTGAAACAGCCGCCGCTCTTGCCGCTGCTGCTATTGTTTTCAGGAAATCTGATCCTTCTTACTCCAAGATCCTCCTCAGACGAGCCATTAGG GTTTTTGCATTTGCGGACAGATACAGAGGAACATACAGTGCAGGATTGAAACCAGATGTTTGTCCATTTTACTGCTCTTTCTCTGGTTATCAG GATGAGTTGTTGTGGGGAGCTGCTTGGTTACAAAAGGCTACAAGGaatctaaaatatttgaattacatTAAAGTCAATGGACAAATCCTTGGAGCTGCTGAGTATGACAACACTTTTGGTTGGGATAACAAGCACGCTGGAGCCCGAATCCTTCTTTCAAag ACGTTTCTGGTTCAGAAAATGAAGACACTTAGTGAATACAAAGGCCATGCTGATAATTTCATTTGCTCTGTTATTCCTGGTGCTCCTTTCTATATTTCTCAGTATACTCCAG GTGGATTGTTATTTAAAATGGCAGACGAGAACATGCAGTACGTGACGTCAACATCGTTCCTGCTCTTAACCTATGCCAAATACTTAACCTCCGCAAGAACCGTCGTCCATTGCGGTGGATCCGTCTATACTCCTGGCCGCCTCCGCTCAATCGCTAAGAAACAG GTGGATTATCTACTTGGAGACAACCCATTAAGGATGTCTTACATGGTTGGTTACGGTCCGAAATTCCCACGGCGAATCCACCACCGTGGTTCCTCCTTACCTTGCGTTGCAAGTCATCCGGCCAAGATCCAATGTCACCAAGGCTTCTCCATTATGCACTCTCAATCTccaaaccctaatttcctagTCGGTGCAGTCGTTGGTGGTCCGGACAAGCATGATCGCTTTCCGGACGTACGATCTGACTACGAGCAGTCAGAGCCAGCTACTTACATCAATGCACCACTCGTCGGAGCTCTTGCCTACTTCGCTCATTCTTTTGGTCAACTCTAG